From Dehalococcoidia bacterium, a single genomic window includes:
- a CDS encoding CoA transferase, whose translation MGALSDITVLDMSRILAGPFGTQILADLGATVWKIESPWGDDTRSWGPPFVGTESAYYLSANRGKKSLIVNLRDERGQKIIRGLAERADVLVENFRVGNLARYGLDYESLSKVNPKVIYASVTGFGQTGPRAAEPGYDAALQGMTGIMSVTGEADGRPTKVGVAWVDILTGLHSTIGILAALHERALSGKGQHVDVSLFDVGIASMANLAQSFLATNEAPGRIGNAHPQVVPYQDFEASDGFFMLAANNDDQFRRLCDVVGLPELPDDERFVDNAARVVHRELLASMLNDKIKQNTREHWLTALQEAGITVTSINTIADALDDPQAKARNAVWDVDHPTLGSVQLLGSALQHLSRTPASSQGHPPLLGEHTEEVLSETLGISDSEIESLLSDGVVKDRE comes from the coding sequence ATGGGCGCGCTGAGCGACATTACGGTACTGGATATGTCCCGCATACTGGCCGGGCCTTTCGGGACGCAGATCCTGGCGGACCTGGGAGCGACGGTCTGGAAGATCGAGTCCCCCTGGGGCGATGACACGAGAAGCTGGGGTCCACCGTTCGTGGGCACCGAGAGTGCGTACTACCTGTCTGCTAACCGGGGCAAGAAGAGCCTGATCGTCAACCTGAGAGACGAGCGGGGCCAGAAGATCATCCGTGGACTCGCCGAGCGCGCCGACGTACTTGTCGAGAACTTCCGCGTGGGCAACCTTGCCCGATACGGGCTGGACTACGAATCGCTCTCGAAGGTCAACCCGAAGGTCATCTACGCCTCGGTCACCGGCTTTGGACAGACTGGGCCGCGCGCCGCTGAGCCGGGCTACGACGCCGCCCTACAGGGCATGACCGGCATCATGAGCGTGACCGGCGAGGCCGATGGGCGACCGACCAAGGTCGGTGTGGCGTGGGTCGACATCCTGACAGGGTTGCATTCGACGATAGGCATACTGGCCGCGCTGCACGAGCGAGCGCTGAGCGGCAAAGGGCAGCACGTAGACGTGTCGCTGTTCGACGTCGGGATCGCATCGATGGCCAACCTCGCGCAGAGCTTCCTGGCGACAAACGAGGCCCCCGGCCGCATCGGCAACGCGCATCCGCAGGTCGTGCCGTACCAGGACTTCGAGGCGTCCGACGGCTTCTTCATGCTGGCCGCCAACAACGACGATCAGTTCCGACGGCTTTGCGACGTGGTCGGACTGCCTGAGCTTCCAGATGACGAGCGGTTCGTGGACAACGCCGCCCGAGTAGTCCACAGGGAACTGCTAGCGTCCATGCTGAACGACAAGATTAAACAGAACACACGCGAGCACTGGCTGACCGCACTCCAGGAGGCCGGCATCACGGTCACTTCGATCAACACGATCGCCGACGCGCTCGACGACCCGCAGGCCAAGGCGCGTAACGCAGTCTGGGACGTGGACCACCCCACCCTTGGCAGCGTCCAACTGCTGGGCAGCGCCCTGCAGCACTTGAGCAGGACGCCTGCGTCCTCCCAGGGCCACCCGCCGCTGCTGGGAGAGCACACCGAAGAAGTGCTGAGTGAGACACTCGGTATCTCCGACTCGGAGATCGAGTCGCTCCTCAGCGACGGCGTCGTCAAGGACCGCGAATAG